CGCATATAACTGAATCGACTTGTTCCAAACGAAACTATCCAATGcggcttttttgtttttcgaaaatcggaAGTTTTCTTGTTTTGGTTTTGCCATCTCTGTTGGGCGCCAGTGCTGGCATTTATGATACCAACTTGATTCAAAAAGAGAATAACTTGGTTTTGTTTTATCGGTTGCATTCAATATCTTAATATTTAGTTACTATTGTTATAAAAATGAATACAGAGTTTAAAGATTAATTTTATGATGATATACAAAATGGGAAATAAGattcaaatttgtattataccaagatacaaaaattcaaatttaaagtacctacgaaattaaaatttgacgaatttcaatactttttggtATGTTGTATGTGAAATGAGCACATAATTTGATacttattttattctatttcgttaaatactaacggtaCAGATAATATAGATTTAAGATTAACATTTAACAttggattaaaaattaatttttaacgatATTGATTGAAAAACATATTAATTATACTTTGTGATTTAACAATATCATTACAGGAATTAATAAgaacataatttttattaaatacattaaTTAATAGGTTAGGAGGACTATAAGCGCCATAGTTTGATCTACTAAAGATGTTACAAAGTGACATTTGTCTTCTTACACTATAACGACTTACTGTAAAATTCAATCGGGAAAGGACCGATGGTGTTGAAATCGAACCATTAAACCATTGATGTCACTAAAAACGCTGCGAAATGCTTAAGTTTCCTCCGaagatttaagaaatttttcacCCGCCTCTGATCACGCTGTGCTTTATGAATCATAATATTCATCCAAAGTTTGATTATAGTTTTCATATCTGGACAGGTGCTCCTAAGATCCACTTGAACGATTTAGACTCTAAATTTTAGAGAGTATCCAAACTAGAGCTTTGAAAATAATAGGTGATAGGTCCATTTCAGATACAATCAAATCTCTTGGCACCAgcgttttttttcattaaaaaatgttcaaataaaatatcgtcggcctcataaggaaacctcgtaactccacctttttgcgaaaatgacttttgattGCCATTTTTTAGCAAATACATAttatgtcagcggagcaacctagaaaatttgaagtcattcagaaaactctaaatagacttaaattcaaattttgtacagCACTTTActcccaactactctgttgtttctcTACTTtatcgtctctcctgtaaaattttgaatttgggaGTTACAAGGTTTCCTTATGAAGCCGACGAATTATGTAGCAACAGTGATACTTgtacttcaaggaatgcccatcagttttttaaaattgagcCCAAGTCAAGTATAGATTCGTTCTTTAGCCATACGACGAAAATTTGCAATGCATTACCAACTCAGTGTTTCCGTCccatttaaatattcaaaaccTCAAAACCAAATTGCATTGGCTCCTCCTTTAAAACCCTTCCTTCTTTTTCTGACGCTCGCACTGTCACGCATATTATTAATTTCCGTTAATTTTCATATTGCTATCTTTGAACCAGAACAACTTGAGGATGCTACCACCAAGTCTAACGATTGGAGTAAAGCTATTGCAAGGGTGCCAAACTAATAATTATAGTTAAACTCCGTTATTtcatttagagccaattttttttaaggcttaTTACTacgaataagttttttttttaatattgaaacaGACCAAAGTAGTTTCACAGGCTTGTACAATGTACAATACATGTATTTAGCCACTCCATCCAAATGATTTTCTGCATCCAATTGTAGACTTTTCGTTTATCAACTTTATTTCATTGAATATAAAAGCATTTTCAAGAGtcgttttaagtaaaatttcttttaaacacTGAATACCAGAAGGAGACGATCAACTCTATCGAGGTATCCGCTCGGAAGAAATTTTACTAGCCAAAAATAACGGGACCTACACATTTTTTTAGCgaaatatgtaaatttttatcaaaaaacattaataaagtatcgatagaacatttttttatttctgacgaattcaacatttttttgggGGGTTTTAGGTAAATGTTTGATTTATCAtcaaaaatgcctttttttataataggtttaggaaatttttaaagtggcatttattttaatttctttattaagGGAAAAAACCTAACTTAAAAACGGTTTagatgaattatattttttttttttttattggaacttatttttaaaaattttttagcgcttattttaaaatatctcaGATATTCTGAAACAAGCCCTAAAtccaaaatatgtatatatatttatttttaatttacttaccCACTTACTTCCAGAGTTAAATTGAGTAATTAATCCTGTTAAAAAGAACTGTCCGCATCCTCTTGAAAATAATTGTCGAGGACTTCATAGCATTAATTTTAGGGAACAAAAATCTTTCAACATCTCTCAGCAAACCAAACCATTCAATAAAAGAAACTCACAATCACAtcacatttgaagaaatatGGCTTGATTACTTTTGGACTTTCACTGCTCCAGGCACACAATTTTAAGCAAACCACGGTAAATTAAAATGCGACCACAATCAgaattattttgagttttttgacatGTTCATTAATTTCCAGCATCCGATTTTCACTAATTATAATCATTTTGTTAAGCTGATCCCAAAATTAACGGAGTTATGATATCTAATGTTTATTTTAACAAACATAGCTCGCAATTTATGTATTTACACAGAAATGTTATGaacattttaatttagtttaaaaaaacgttaaatgttagatttttttttaaatttttaaaattattgcgaagtttttttatgacatttgacaaaagaaatggtaaaaaaattaaacaaaaattatcattataaaaacttaagttcagcaaaagaaaaaagaataatatgtatttttttattttattttaaaataacagtAACGTTAGTATCTTTATCTAAgtctttttcaatattaaatggaGACATTCCAGTCTTGCAACAAATTTCATCAAAGTTACACAACCCTGTATACAATTTTTGCCTCCCCGAAGGAACTGAACCCGTAAACACTGGATATTTATGAATGCATCTTATTAAATGATGTTGCAATCCAAAAACTACTAATTTTCTTTCATCGATATTATGATTTTGTGGACATAAACGTTGACATATTGCCCGTAGTGTTATACCATGAGTCATGGAagcataaaattgaaatattttctgtATTGGTGGTTTGGATTTTTCTTTCTCTGGATTAAGTGAAACATATTCACGACAAGCTTTAGTCAATTCTGAGCTTTGGATGAGAGTTTTAAGATGTTGCGTGCACATATAGACGTTGctgtatttcaaaattggcAACAAGTGCACAACTCCATAGTATGCCAAATTTTGAATGCAGGATTTGACAAGATTGGTTTCAACATCTGCTTCGGCTGCTATTTGAGCTATGTGATTGATCCCATTTATATAAGGTAGAATCTAAGGGAAGACAAATTTAAGAATTCAACTTTTGAGttataaattacttaaaattatGTACCTGCTGTGTTGTTAGGTCCCAACTTTCTATAGGTATAGTTTTGTATTCAAGTGTTAAAAGAGGAACCATATGATCTTTTACCACTGGTGGGTCAGGTTTGTGAGTCACAATTTTCAAGTATATAGTTGTATCTCCCTCTaaagaaaagtgtttttttttacagttttttcgtatgtttccatactttgcagtgactgcttttttgttccgtcaattccattataatctttgaacaacaacaacatcttgaaggtgctaccaccaagtgttttatggctagagttacagtactgtttcacggatgccaatccgatcatcagactccttttattccatttttgtgtgtggtgcttggtctagtaatttttttcatttgatttgagaaacttcttccgtcacacttgagtattgaacctagaccaagcgagttcagaagccagtacactacgcactgcgctacctcacccACGTGATTAGCCTCACCCAAATGCAGGTTTTCTTAGCTTATCAACAagcaaatgaatagacttagcatttttaccTGCATTTGGGTGAGGCTAATCACGTgggtgaggtagcgcagtgcgtagtgtactggcttctgaactcgcttggtctaggttcaatactcaagtgtgacggaagaagtttttcaaatcaaatgaaaaaaattactagaccaagcaccacacacaaaaatggaataaaaggagtctgatgatcggattggcattcgtgaaacagtactgtaactctagccataaaacacttggtggtagcaccttcaagatgttgttgttgttgttcaaagattagaaaagtgtttttattaaaactgattAACAAGAGagtgtttttaatatttagtaTGCATAGTAAGTTAGTgagatacaaaacaaaaaacaatctaGTCCTAGTGCAAATCttttagttcttttttatttctttagggTATAACCGTGCTATTGCATCCTACCATTTAAACAAAGGCCGTCCAGTCCTCTGATTTTATTTactcaaaactaaaataataagcagaaaaaacgaaatttcatttaaaaaaaaagtttcacatacaccacagtgacccatttgCCATTTCAGTCCATTTGATTTAATCactaataaatagaaaaaaaaagttgaattttgctCGTTATTTATTGACTGTTTAAAATAAAGTGAGAGCTCTGCAGCTCTAATTAACGGACAATTCACTTTAACGAGCaacttctttttcaaaaaccttagaCAAATTGCTTTCGTACTATACTATTTCTTGGTCTTTTTAGAGAGCAAATCTACTCTTTGCAgaaacttcattttattttgggattattttttataaagaaacgaAATAGAAATAAACAAAAGGTCCTTTTCagtacaatttttgtttaatttttaatatgttAGCAAATACATAGAAAGTATCTGATAATCGGATGATCTAATAAGCGGACAGAGTTATGTTATCTAGTAAGCTTATAAGTTAGATTCTTGGTGTAGTTGCTGTAATTTGTAAAGAGtatatttccattttttcactgcttttttttttcttttaactggACATTTCTCATAATCGTACAAAAATTGGGTAACAATGAGTGTCCGCTTATAAGAACTTTCACTGTAAATAATTGTAGAGTCGAAATTTTATACAAAGGGTTCTAAGATCCCGGAACTTTAAATTGCCAATCGCAAAATTTTTACCCACTAACTCAATAAGAAAAATATGCGGAAATCGAAGGAAATCATTCAATAATTTGATGGATAAAAATAGCATCAACAATTTGTGGTACCCAAAATTTCATATATAGAGGAATGGTATGTAACGTATTTCCATGGAGCGCGGAGGACTTTTTATTACCTTTTTGGGTAAAGAAACTTAATGTTGAGCAAatgaaatcataaaaatcatACAAATATTAGCGACCGCAAATGACTAGTTATCGCTAGTAAGCAACTTTAGTCCTGTTTTAAATACGCCCTCAGAGTGTTTTCTACTgtaattaatttatatattgtttataaatttcGTTTACATTAAATTTACTCAGTTTGTTTTGTTGTGAAAAatcaaagttaatattttattatttaaaaacctTTTGTAGCTGAGACGTTCTCGTTTTATtacttaaaagaaatatttctaccAACAGCTTTATTCCATTAAGTCCGAATGGACTAGGGCCAAGTTTCGCAATGAGACTTGGTTGTCATGAGATCAACAAGCTAtcattcaaattaaataaatgttatattATGTTATCTAGTATTATAAGTACGgagaccatccgtcccggtttacccgggactgtcccgtatttccatagcttgtcccgggtttttatttaagaaacccgggacgtataagtgtcccgtattttaaaatttgttccgTGATTCCGTATTTGtaaattctctgatttttgttttcaattttaattacattttaagAAAACCAGTGGTTCCAAAATAAAAGTATTTCTAATTTTCCGGATAAAatcattagttttttaaatttttcgtctACTCTACTACTTAGTTCCAGCTTAAAAAGCTACACCAGAATAACGAACAATATATGGAAGAATTAAGAACCCAGCttgatttcaaaacttttaaaggCTTGTTAAAAGTCAAATTAAAGATTACACAAGttcaaaatcgttttaaataaaattaaaatatgtattaaaaacgattttgctaaagaaaatattttctaaaagttaTTTTCAACAGTACTTATTACAAAacctttttttatcatttttggcTTCCTTATAAACGACTTAAATattttcaacgaaaatgttCCATTAAAATTATTAGTAATTAagaaagtcattttaaaaaatactagccgaccccgcactcaaaattcgagtgccaattgtaacctttatttatgctcaaataagcacactatataaatcactttattaactactaagaatatgcaacacttaattttattcgaaattcgagaatgtctttgAAGGTCCCCgtctttgcttttagaagtttccacttccagaagggagagggcgtggttcagcacatttgtttttgtttttttccttaattttaatttgtgttttttatctatttcggtacaaaaaaataaataaagtatacattctgcacatctagataaaatttcctatcgttcggtatataatttatgccccttcggtttttgtgggccgcgtattttgtaccacaaaataagtgtttgccgttttattatatgaattatttttgtaatcaatattttcaaaaccatCGCTatgcaacgaattttttatctgtcccgggttttgctcctagaaatatggtcaccgtaagtaTAAGCTACTTTTTGTTCTATTTCTAgtctatttcaattcgattccttGATCTGGTAGAATCATAAATCTGGTGAAATTTCGATTCAAATTCAAGTCGATCTTTAAATCGAAGCGTTATTGAGCTCTACATTAAATAGGAATACCAGATTCTTAAACGTGACGACAGTCGattaagggccatttttttcactcggagttgaacataacttgagaatttttatccTCAACTTCCGAATTCGGTTTTATTCACTCCAAGTTGACGTTTTCAACTTTCGAGAGTTGATCAACTCCCAGTTTTCTCAACTTCCTTAAAAAGTAGAAGTTTGCCGACCAAACTTGAGAGTGtgcttcagattttttttttaattttctgtcaaaattttgttggcagttATTTTTTCTACGAATTAATATtccaaagcaaacaaaaatcgaaaaattaaacacaaaaaagaatacTATGGATATGCTATggatatgaaaaatttaaattttaatttaaataattggcattttttgtttcatatttcataaatatcccagggatatttttcaaacttggaGTTGACCAACTTTAGATCTTCAACTGGAGAGTTGAGAAAataatttgtgaataaaaataaataacaccTTGCGTTTGAACTCTCGAGttaaagtcaactctcaagttggaagtattttatgtaaaaaatgtgACTATATGGCCCCATTATGACTTGCCAATAGCTAGAAAATTTTGGGGAATCAAATTTTTGAGCCTTTAATAAGTGatttagggccatttttttcactcggagttgaacataacttgagaatttttaatataaaaattctcaagttatgttcaactccgagtgaaaaatGATGATTGTAcatcaatttctttattttgactGCATTAGCTAATCGTCGTTGTTTTCTAATCGGAATACCAAGATATGAGTTTTACACAAATCGTTCGACTTGATTCGAACGTTCGACTCGCGAGTCATAATAGGGCCCATAATTTTGTAACAACATCGATTATTTCATTGCAGAGATCAAACGAAGTATCACCTGTTGTTCCGGGTTAAAAttaaggaccccgcacattttgtatgggaagtggccctctcggtgaaattgtctgaaattttagtatgttgttctgtTGAAGCTCCTGATCAAGCCGATATGCgcagaaagtcgaaaaatgtACAGTTTTTAAGATCACAGCcacgaaaattttattttttaatctggTAGTtgttcattttatgtttttcggGTCGCTGAAGCCAGATTTGAAGTCTATTTTgctctatcacgtcaggttttcgcgataatataaaaaaatgtgttcgtttcttttttgaggtaatctcgaaaacctgacgtgatggggcagaacggaattcggattcggtttcagcgaccctaaaaacctatggACTCCACTAAAAAATAGCCCAAAACACAATAtagagagttactatcccttataaaaggtttgagatagtcatcggaaaaaaacccgttatcttaaaaactgtccatttttcgactttctgcGCATCAGGAGCTACAacagaacaacatactaaaatttcagacaatttcaccgagggccactttccatacaaaatgtgcggggtcgtTTAGtcagaattaagaaaaatttgcaATCACAACGGTTATGCTGTTTATGGCTCCAGCCCAAACATTTTCAAGATAGGATACAAAATAAGCTTCGAGTTAATTTGAGACAAAGATTTTTCGAATAATGATTGATTCAGTGTACATAGATGGAGAGTGGAGGAAGAGATTTAATAACGTGTTCTACGGGCTTGAAAGTTAcctatttaaaaagttaatttgaaaatacagCGACTAAGATCAACATAAGAATATAAAGGCAATCTTTAAGAATAAATACGTTTGGAAATAGTTTCCatcttatttaaataaaaaaaagaggtacttaaaaaaataaagatcaaAGATTGAACGTTGAACCTTACCTACGATTGTTGTAACTTTGTCTTTATTTAAATCATGTATGACTGTTGCAAAAAGTTCTTGTAATCGCTTTTTGTTATCATCTTCTTTCGATAGAAAGCAAGTTTCTTCTTCCATCATAATCTAACAAAGCGAGTAACATTAATATGAAAGTCATAGTAAAATGAATCTCTCACCAAATACTCTGATAATTTCTTCACAACCGGTTCATATTGAATTGATCTTGCCCAAGCATCACAAACAAAACACAAGTTAAAATGAAAAGCATTGCGAGCATACTTTTGATGTTCAATTCGGACTGGGTAGCCGACAATTTTAAGACGTAATGCATTTACCGTGAGAATGCATCGTTGTAATTGTGGCTTTGGAATGATATAAACATTGATGGCATCAAAAATCTTTTTCGAGACATAATCTTCTGGAACCTTTTTGAGAAAAGAGAAAATATCGTAAACAaactttgtttatttgattCTCAATTTGAGTATACTTGACAACTTATTTTACATCCAGCTGTAGGATGGAATTCACTCAAGAATATACATCGTATTAAACCATCTTCACATCCTTCATAGTCCGTATTGGAattcatttttggtttaaactgtttttttttttttttggaataataatttttactttattttcttctaccaaaataatttttcaaaacaccgAACACACATCCACCTCGAACAGATGTTTTTGACACAATAGCGGTGAGTTTCAAACAGGTTGGTGGTGAAAATCAGAGGTGTGGTATGGTAGTAGTTCTATTTACTAGTACATTAGTAGCACATTACAGAAatataatttgttgtttttttttttataatttcgatAATTTggatacaagctcttccgaagctatctgtaaAATTTTTAAGCTTGGGTATAGCTTTGGTAAAGCTTCGATAAGTTTCCTATAGACCTTATGCTTATAAggacattaggtgtgtttttttattacaaccggtcttaactggataaGAAAAAAACGCAGTGGGGACTAAGGAATTtatacatgttaaatacaacaacatcTTAGACCCGTGGACTTAGttgtttaagcctagtacgctgctgatgcgaaacgaaaaattttcaagtctccaaagtagacaacgaaaatgctaacgaaaaaatatcatcgagtatttagtcaaagtataaataaaaaaattcaaaattaatttaaaatcaagaaaaatgaacagaaaataatttttaaagcaagtaataaatgaattaaaagtgaagcgtccaaaacgcgtccaaaacgcaaccgaaataaatgaattaaaagtgaagcgtccgaaacgcgtcctaaacgcgtccaaaacgcgtccgaaacgcgtccaaaacgcgtccgaaacgcctccaaaacgcgcccaaaacgcgtccaaaacgcgtctgaaacgcgtccgaaacgcgtccgaaacgcgtccaaaacgcgcccaaaacgcgtccaaaacgcgtccaaaacgcgtccgaaacgcgtccaaaacgcgtccaaaacgcatccaaaacgcgcccaaaacgcgtccaaaacgcatctgaaacgcgtccaaaactcgtCCGAAACGCCTCCAAAACACGTCCGAAACGCctccaaaacgcgcccaaaacgcgtctaaaacgcgtctcaaacgcctccaaaacgcgtccaaaacgcgcccaaaacgcgtccaaaacgcatttgaaacgcgtccgaaacgcgtccaaaacgcgtctgaaacgcgtccaaaacgcgtccgaaacgcgtccaaaacgcgcccgaaacgcatccaaaacgcgtccgaaacgcgtccaaaacgcgtccgaaacgcctccaaaacgcgcccaaaacgcgtccaaaacgcgtccgaaacgcgtccaaaacgcgtccaaaacgcatccaaaacgcgcccaaaacgcgtccaaaacgcatctgaaacgcgtccaaaacgcgtccgaaacgcctccaaaacgcgcccaaaacgcgtccaaaacgcatttgaaacgcgtccgaaacgcgtccaaaacgcgtctgaaacgcgtccaaaacgcgtccgaaacgcttccaaaacgcatttgaaacgcgtccgaaacgcgtccaaaacgcgtctgaaacgcgtccaaaacgcgtccgaaacgcttccaaaacgcgtccgatttatcaaaaaaaaaaacgaaaagataCCTTTgggcgtccaaaacgcgtccaaaacgcgtccgaaacgcgtctgaaacgcgtccaaaacgcgtccgaaacgcttccaaaacgcgtccgatttatcaaagaaaaaaacgaaaagataCCTTTgggcgtccaaaacgcgtctgaaacgcgtccgaaacgcgtctgaaacgcgtccaaaacgcgtccgaaacgcttccaaaacgcgtccgatttatcaaaaaaaaaaacgaaaagataCCTTTgggcgtccaaaacgcgtccaaaacgcgtccgaaacgcgtccaaaacgcgtccgaaacgcatccaaaacgcgtccgaaacgcctccaaaacgcgtccgaaacgcctccaaaactagcccaaaacgcgtccaaaacgcgtccaaaacgcgtccgaaacgcgtccaaaacgcgtccgatttatcaaaaaaaaaaaaacgaaaagataCCTTTGggagtccaaaacgcgtccaaaacgcgtccgaaacgcctccaaaacgcgcccaaaacgcgtccaaaacgcgtctgaaacgcgtccaaaacgcgtccaaaacgcgtccgaaacgcttccaaaacgcgtccgatttatcaaaaaaaaaaacgaaaagataCCTTTgggcgtccaaaacgcgtccaaaacgcgtccgaaacgcgtctgaaacgcgtccaaaacgcgtccaaaacgcgtccgaaacgtccaaaacgcgtccggtttatcaaaaaaaaaaacgaaaagataCCTTTgggcgtccaaaacgcgtccaaaacgcgtccgaaacgcctccaaaacgcgtccgaaacgcctccaaaacgcgtccaaaacgcgtccaaaacgcatctgaaacgcgtccgaaacgcgtccaaaacgcgtctgaaacgcgtctgaaacgcctccaaaacgcgtccgaaacgcgtctgaaacgcgcccaaaacgcgcccaaaacgcgtccaaaacgcatctgaaacgcgtccgaaacgcgtccaaaacgcgtccgaaacgcctccaaaacgcgtctgaaacgcgtccaaaacgcgtccaaaacgcgcccaaaacgcgcccaaaacgcctccaaaacgcgtccgaaacgcctccaaaacgcgcccaaaacgcgtccaaaacgcgtccaaaacgcgtccgaaacgcctccaaaacgcgtccgaaacgcctccaaaacgcgcccaaaacgcgtgcaatacgcgtccaaaacgagtccgaaacgc
This DNA window, taken from Episyrphus balteatus chromosome 2, idEpiBalt1.1, whole genome shotgun sequence, encodes the following:
- the LOC129911957 gene encoding GATOR complex protein NPRL2, with product MNSNTDYEGCEDGLIRCIFLSEFHPTAGCKISCQVPEDYVSKKIFDAINVYIIPKPQLQRCILTVNALRLKIVGYPVRIEHQKYARNAFHFNLCFVCDAWARSIQYEPVVKKLSEYLIMMEEETCFLSKEDDNKKRLQELFATVIHDLNKDKVTTIVEGDTTIYLKIVTHKPDPPVVKDHMVPLLTLEYKTIPIESWDLTTQQILPYINGINHIAQIAAEADVETNLVKSCIQNLAYYGVVHLLPILKYSNVYMCTQHLKTLIQSSELTKACREYVSLNPEKEKSKPPIQKIFQFYASMTHGITLRAICQRLCPQNHNIDERKLVVFGLQHHLIRCIHKYPVFTGSVPSGRQKLYTGLCNFDEICCKTGMSPFNIEKDLDKDTNVTVILK